In one Candidatus Woesearchaeota archaeon genomic region, the following are encoded:
- a CDS encoding site-specific integrase, translating to MAQEAKQKSITEAQFNIFMQAVRDVESRYDSDYVMFWENIYYCASELGLRSIETCSIKVDHIDFVEKTLILPEQKNKEKGEKIIIPDFMIERLKNHILTYKQQILLSDNYIFWRMKYGRMSRCGRPPSSGRYSYTGEKHLSPGTIRSRTIRFRKAAGLDHKYSTSATGHKLSVLSYHTLRHYYLQKICDSRGVFAAQICGRHKNLRSTERYIKTSMKAKRDIVNSVFNSTEEKHNKEISSLKDQIAELTNLVKIVITPQSEASTKPKENIAEEEAIAMMQNQIFMKHNVKKMVD from the coding sequence ATGGCACAAGAAGCAAAACAAAAATCAATTACTGAAGCACAATTCAATATATTTATGCAAGCAGTAAGAGATGTGGAATCAAGGTATGATTCAGACTATGTTATGTTTTGGGAGAACATATATTACTGTGCTAGTGAACTAGGATTAAGAAGCATTGAGACTTGTAGCATAAAAGTTGATCACATAGATTTTGTTGAAAAAACTTTAATCCTCCCTGAACAAAAAAACAAAGAGAAAGGAGAAAAGATAATCATTCCTGACTTTATGATCGAGAGATTAAAGAATCATATCTTAACTTACAAACAGCAAATACTTCTTTCTGATAATTACATCTTTTGGAGGATGAAATACGGTCGCATGTCGAGGTGTGGAAGACCACCTAGTTCTGGAAGGTATTCATACACTGGTGAAAAACATCTTAGTCCTGGAACAATTAGATCAAGAACTATAAGGTTCAGAAAAGCAGCTGGGCTTGATCACAAATATAGCACATCTGCAACAGGACATAAACTATCGGTTCTAAGTTATCATACATTAAGACATTATTATCTGCAGAAGATCTGTGATTCAAGAGGTGTATTCGCCGCACAAATCTGTGGAAGGCATAAGAATCTTAGGTCAACTGAACGATATATCAAAACAAGCATGAAAGCAAAACGAGACATAGTCAATAGCGTATTTAATTCGACAGAAGAAAAGCACAACAAAGAGATTAGTAGTCTTAAAGATCAAATTGCAGAACTCACAAACCTAGTGAAGATTGTAATCACACCACAATCAGAAGCAAGCACTAAACCAAAAGAAAACATTGCAGAAGAAGAAGCCATAGCAATGATGCAAAATCAGATCTTTATGAAACACAATGTAAAGAAAATGGTTGACTAA
- a CDS encoding tyrosine-type recombinase/integrase, whose product MESKNSRGPFGHRNEAKEKTITDEQFERFIKAVAFVEEPEYIAFWENIYYCASYLGLRSIETCKVRIEDIDFLAKTLTLPEQKNKVRFEKIIIPDFMLERLKEHIIKYKAQIIINSEYGSLIHDPRIISKAKKQEIKGEYYLFWRMKQKIRGCKRYNEKHMDTSTIRTHLIKTRKTAGLDMKYGMTNTGHALSILSYHTLRHYYLQKICDQRGVFAAQISGRHKNLRSTERYLTTSLTAKQSIVNEVFNVKEETATYEISQLKDEIAELKTLIKESMIISNGNPRNIKNQNRIAIEESENYMQNRALYQARKIRRVTEETEVRKEVIVGEQF is encoded by the coding sequence TTGGAATCAAAAAACTCAAGAGGTCCGTTCGGACATCGAAACGAAGCTAAAGAAAAAACAATAACAGATGAACAATTCGAGAGATTCATTAAAGCAGTTGCATTTGTAGAAGAACCTGAGTATATCGCTTTTTGGGAGAACATATATTATTGTGCATCATACTTAGGTCTTAGAAGTATTGAAACATGCAAAGTAAGAATAGAAGATATTGACTTTTTAGCCAAAACCCTCACATTACCCGAACAAAAGAATAAGGTTCGATTTGAAAAGATCATCATTCCTGATTTCATGCTTGAAAGACTAAAAGAACACATAATAAAATACAAAGCCCAAATTATCATAAATTCAGAATATGGTAGCTTAATTCACGATCCAAGAATCATATCCAAAGCAAAAAAGCAAGAAATCAAAGGAGAATATTATCTCTTCTGGAGAATGAAGCAAAAAATCAGAGGTTGTAAACGATACAACGAGAAACACATGGATACTTCTACCATCAGAACTCACTTAATCAAAACTAGAAAGACTGCAGGTCTTGACATGAAATATGGAATGACAAACACAGGTCATGCATTATCCATCCTAAGTTACCATACCCTTAGGCATTATTATCTGCAGAAAATCTGCGATCAGAGGGGAGTTTTTGCGGCTCAGATAAGTGGTCGACATAAGAATTTACGATCCACAGAAAGATATCTGACAACTTCATTAACAGCCAAACAATCTATTGTCAATGAAGTATTTAATGTCAAAGAAGAGACTGCAACCTACGAAATATCTCAACTCAAGGATGAAATAGCTGAATTAAAGACCCTTATCAAAGAGTCTATGATCATCAGCAATGGCAATCCCAGAAATATCAAAAATCAAAATAGGATAGCAATAGAAGAATCAGAAAATTATATGCAAAATCGAGCATTGTATCAGGCTCGTAAGATCAGACGAGTGACCGAAGAAACTGAAGTCAGAAAAGAAGTTATTGTAGGTGAACAATTTTAA
- a CDS encoding winged helix-turn-helix domain-containing protein, with translation MKGKKQKQPYKVIDADTKKEPAEIKTEPKKQKSTAESHREICYNILKEFGKPMHYKKVMEEVLKIGESKGLTPQNTIFARMSTDKKNRFKVMGKGMFSLTEWDKKTQEVKPNAI, from the coding sequence ATGAAAGGAAAAAAACAAAAGCAACCATATAAAGTTATCGATGCAGATACAAAAAAAGAACCTGCAGAGATTAAAACAGAGCCAAAGAAACAAAAAAGTACTGCAGAATCTCATAGAGAAATCTGCTACAATATTCTAAAAGAATTTGGCAAACCAATGCATTACAAAAAAGTAATGGAAGAAGTTCTAAAGATAGGAGAGTCAAAAGGACTCACACCACAAAACACAATCTTTGCCAGAATGTCAACTGACAAAAAGAATAGATTCAAAGTTATGGGTAAAGGAATGTTTTCTTTAACAGAGTGGGACAAAAAGACTCAAGAGGTGAAACCAAATGCCATCTGA
- a CDS encoding tyrosine--tRNA ligase — MTPEEKYELITRNLQEIVGEDKLRELLLQRDLKVYWGTAPTGKPHVGYFIPMFKIRDLLNAGSTVIILFADIHAFLDNMKSSLEQLEYRTTYYEFIIKEILKSVGADISKLTFVKGSDFQFDKDYTFDMYKLSSLTSTRDATRAGAEVVKQIETPKLSGLLYPILQALDEIYLKVDAQFGGLDQRKIFMFAREFLPQIGYTKQIHLMNPMIGGLSAGGKMSSSDSNSKVDILDDEKIVKKKLNKAFCEAGNVKDNFFLDFARLVMFPLLNEASKPFVITRPEKFGGPIEYGNYNELQRAFAEEKLHPLDLKMGVAEYINTLLEPIRQAAEKNNIFELTAKAYE; from the coding sequence ATGACTCCTGAAGAGAAATATGAACTCATTACAAGAAACCTACAAGAAATTGTAGGTGAGGATAAACTACGAGAACTTTTGTTGCAACGAGATCTTAAAGTTTATTGGGGAACCGCCCCGACAGGAAAACCTCACGTCGGTTATTTTATACCTATGTTTAAAATTCGAGACCTCTTAAATGCAGGAAGCACAGTCATCATTCTGTTTGCAGATATTCATGCATTTCTTGATAATATGAAATCTTCTCTTGAGCAACTTGAGTATCGTACTACTTATTATGAATTTATTATTAAAGAAATACTTAAAAGTGTCGGGGCAGATATTTCAAAACTTACTTTTGTGAAAGGAAGTGATTTTCAGTTTGATAAAGACTACACGTTTGACATGTATAAACTAAGTTCGCTTACTAGCACGCGAGATGCAACTCGCGCAGGCGCAGAAGTTGTTAAGCAAATAGAAACGCCAAAACTTAGTGGATTATTGTATCCCATCCTACAAGCGCTAGATGAGATATATTTGAAAGTTGATGCACAGTTTGGCGGTCTTGATCAAAGAAAAATATTTATGTTTGCACGCGAATTCTTGCCGCAAATTGGTTACACGAAACAAATACATTTAATGAATCCTATGATTGGCGGGCTTTCTGCAGGTGGAAAAATGAGTAGCAGCGATTCAAATAGTAAAGTCGATATACTTGATGATGAAAAAATAGTTAAGAAGAAACTTAACAAAGCGTTTTGTGAAGCAGGCAATGTAAAGGATAATTTCTTTTTAGACTTTGCAAGACTGGTGATGTTCCCGCTCCTTAATGAAGCAAGTAAACCATTTGTCATTACTCGACCGGAAAAATTTGGTGGTCCTATTGAATATGGGAATTACAATGAGTTGCAGAGAGCTTTTGCTGAAGAAAAACTCCATCCTCTGGATTTGAAAATGGGCGTTGCAGAGTATATTAACACTCTTTTAGAGCCCATTAGACAAGCAGCAGAAAAGAATAATATTTTTGAATTAACAGCAAAAGCTTACGAGTAA
- a CDS encoding NUDIX hydrolase: MYRKAVCTLIQKEDQFLLVHKTGDEQNVWYVPSGGIEPGETREEAIIRELYEELGILKEHIVIKKVSSIKQRFEWDEETAKKTGFIGQEQEIIFIELKKYKFNLTITDELDDFKWVTKKELFTEIPYENFKETLNKVFTT; this comes from the coding sequence ATGTATCGTAAAGCAGTTTGCACATTAATTCAAAAAGAAGACCAATTTCTATTAGTTCATAAAACTGGAGATGAACAGAACGTTTGGTATGTTCCTAGTGGGGGAATTGAACCAGGAGAAACACGCGAAGAAGCAATTATTAGAGAACTATATGAAGAATTAGGAATTCTAAAAGAACATATTGTAATTAAAAAAGTATCTTCCATCAAGCAAAGATTTGAATGGGATGAAGAAACAGCTAAAAAAACAGGCTTCATTGGGCAAGAGCAGGAAATAATCTTTATCGAACTCAAAAAATATAAATTTAATTTAACTATCACGGACGAATTAGATGACTTCAAATGGGTTACTAAAAAAGAATTATTTACAGAAATTCCATATGAAAATTTTAAAGAAACACTAAACAAAGTATTTACTACTTAA
- a CDS encoding AAA family ATPase — MTLFKDMLTADECVFKNIHVLDFDYQPKLIRYRENHQFAIANCIKPLFKNQKGENVLVYGSSGIGKTLACKNIIKELEEETDSITPIYVNCWQHNTTYKIALYICEQLNYPFTNNKKGVELFKEIADRINKSSAVFVFDEIDKAEDLDFLYTITEHILRYSIILITNHKGKLLSSIDNRIRSRLFLECVEFKKYNLEETRGILKERVDHAFCKGCFENDSFAFAVDQTYDRGDIRSGLLILLKAGKYADNLSSKYVKLDHVKKILDKIDKYAIKGSSDLDEPTRNILDLVKKKNGETIPALFKAYQEVNGDLGYRSFYRRIKALELNKYIAVTKVFGGKKGNTSKVEYLSL; from the coding sequence ATGACACTGTTCAAGGATATGCTAACTGCTGATGAATGTGTTTTCAAAAACATTCATGTTCTTGATTTCGACTATCAGCCGAAGCTAATAAGATATAGAGAAAATCATCAGTTCGCAATAGCTAACTGTATAAAACCTCTCTTCAAAAATCAGAAAGGAGAGAATGTTTTAGTTTACGGTTCTTCAGGTATTGGGAAAACCCTTGCATGTAAAAATATCATTAAAGAGCTTGAAGAAGAAACAGACTCTATCACACCAATTTATGTTAATTGCTGGCAACACAATACTACTTACAAAATTGCCTTATATATTTGTGAGCAATTAAATTATCCATTTACTAACAACAAGAAGGGAGTTGAACTATTCAAAGAGATAGCAGATAGGATTAACAAATCAAGTGCAGTATTTGTCTTCGATGAAATTGATAAAGCTGAAGATCTAGATTTTCTTTACACAATCACTGAACACATTTTAAGATACAGCATCATATTAATAACTAACCACAAAGGGAAATTATTATCATCAATAGATAACAGAATTAGATCAAGATTATTTCTTGAATGTGTAGAATTTAAAAAATACAATTTAGAAGAAACAAGAGGAATTCTTAAGGAAAGAGTTGATCATGCTTTTTGTAAAGGATGTTTTGAAAATGATTCATTCGCATTTGCAGTTGATCAAACTTATGATCGTGGAGATATAAGAAGTGGTTTGTTGATTCTATTGAAAGCTGGAAAATATGCTGACAATCTTTCATCTAAATATGTTAAACTTGATCATGTAAAGAAGATCTTGGATAAGATTGACAAGTATGCGATTAAAGGAAGCTCTGACCTAGATGAACCTACAAGAAACATACTAGATCTTGTAAAAAAGAAGAACGGAGAAACCATCCCTGCACTCTTTAAAGCATATCAAGAGGTTAATGGTGATCTAGGCTACAGGAGCTTCTATAGGCGTATAAAAGCTCTAGAATTAAACAAATACATTGCCGTAACCAAAGTCTTTGGAGGCAAGAAAGGGAACACTTCTAAGGTAGAGTACTTATCATTGTAA
- a CDS encoding restriction endonuclease subunit S: protein MASYKETTLNDKNYFKMFLGKRVLRKDIFQSNKDIPVISANVFQSMGFTDKTIIKNFDKEFIIWGIDGNFDFNHIKKGIKFMPTDHCGCLEIIEDKILPEYILYQLEENKKKYGFDRTLRSSLKNMSKFKIKIPLKKNNEIDVSKQKEIIEKYNLIKEIKKELVSKIEEIQSLKVNFITDNKYKILKISDIFDLSITTNRSFFTKDFINKNKGTIPVYSASKDKDSVDYGYVKDNLKDIKYFEDCLTWNIDGSVEKPHFRQGRFSLSEKVIPLIIYEKYKELLSIDFLKYEIEKEFSKKKFGFGHKAGKGRIKDIEIKIPVDKDKHLDFKKQKDIANKISKLSKIKNSIVDDINKLIEVNIDLK from the coding sequence ATGGCATCTTACAAAGAAACTACCTTAAATGATAAGAATTATTTTAAAATGTTTCTTGGAAAGAGAGTTCTTAGAAAAGATATATTTCAATCGAATAAAGACATCCCTGTAATCAGTGCTAATGTTTTTCAATCAATGGGTTTTACAGATAAAACAATCATTAAGAATTTTGATAAAGAATTTATTATATGGGGGATAGATGGCAATTTTGATTTTAATCATATAAAAAAAGGTATTAAATTCATGCCTACCGATCACTGTGGTTGTTTAGAAATTATTGAAGATAAGATTTTACCAGAATATATATTATATCAATTGGAGGAAAACAAAAAAAAGTATGGATTTGATAGAACTTTAAGATCATCTTTGAAAAACATGTCTAAATTTAAAATTAAGATTCCTCTTAAAAAAAATAACGAGATTGATGTTTCTAAACAAAAAGAAATAATTGAAAAATACAACTTAATCAAAGAAATTAAGAAAGAATTGGTTTCAAAAATTGAAGAAATCCAAAGTCTCAAAGTAAATTTTATCACAGATAATAAGTATAAAATATTAAAAATTAGTGATATCTTTGATTTATCCATCACCACAAACAGAAGTTTTTTTACTAAAGATTTTATTAATAAAAATAAAGGAACAATCCCTGTTTATAGTGCATCAAAAGATAAAGACTCTGTTGATTATGGGTATGTGAAAGATAATCTAAAAGATATTAAATATTTTGAAGACTGTTTAACTTGGAATATTGATGGATCTGTTGAGAAACCTCATTTTAGACAAGGAAGATTTTCGTTATCTGAAAAAGTAATACCTTTAATAATTTATGAAAAATATAAAGAACTATTATCAATTGATTTTCTAAAATATGAAATAGAAAAAGAATTTTCAAAGAAAAAATTTGGTTTTGGTCATAAAGCAGGTAAGGGAAGAATCAAAGACATAGAAATTAAGATTCCTGTTGATAAAGATAAACATTTGGATTTTAAAAAACAAAAAGATATTGCTAATAAGATTTCTAAGCTTAGTAAAATAAAAAACAGCATTGTTGATGACATAAATAAGTTAATCGAAGTCAATATTGATTTAAAATAA
- a CDS encoding SMC family ATPase, producing the protein MFIKSLSLENIRSYDKGRIDFSSGTTLLTGDIGSGKTTVLLALEFALFGILRGKTSPQELLSHDANEGSITLRCEIQGKDVIITRGLKRGSAGINQTPGEIIINGIKEILVATELKAKILTLLGYPESLLAKSTNLFRYTVYTPQEQVKAILFESSDERKDVVRKIFALDKYKIVQNNIAYYQASLRERMERLKGQTDDIKTLKDQRNSYQKREAMSIRQLPFLEKEVLIATTKLNAAKKILETVRKQQQAKAKLESQVKLAEQQKKSAEELLHLYVQQKTTLSKSISEFKDVEKKVDAPQGEKLKEVLLQLAHKKSLLYQKYGEITSSDAAAQELMTKVGTLTTCPVCRQQVGSDHKEHIFKEQQTILAANNKRREKLKLLETPILTKEKELLDKQERYQKNLREEAVLEQKKKENQKAREELKTIEEFLIRQEKVVTTKKTEYEKLVKLLAQEKTVSDANETRELDLAEKVLREKTATLQDIKGQVKIIAEQIQFLTKAIAQKEKIERELEKLGLIKNWVMELFLPLIKTMEQKILLKVYQEFNAYFIQWFDQLLADESLQVKLDEDFTPVISQHGFDTHINNLSGGEKTSVALAYRLALNKVLNDYFSSIHTTGLLILDEPTDGFSAEQLDRLRDVLASAGVTQLIIVSHEQKLESLAQHIIRVEKTSQQSRIIPF; encoded by the coding sequence ATGTTTATTAAGTCGCTCTCTTTGGAAAATATTCGCAGTTATGATAAGGGTAGAATAGATTTTTCTTCAGGTACCACGCTTCTTACAGGCGATATAGGGAGTGGGAAAACAACTGTTCTTTTAGCCCTTGAATTTGCACTCTTTGGTATTTTACGAGGAAAAACAAGCCCGCAAGAGCTTCTTTCTCATGATGCTAACGAAGGAAGTATTACGCTTCGCTGTGAAATACAAGGCAAAGATGTAATTATTACTCGAGGCTTAAAGCGCGGAAGTGCAGGGATTAACCAGACGCCTGGCGAGATAATTATTAATGGAATCAAAGAAATACTTGTTGCAACTGAACTTAAAGCGAAGATATTAACGCTTTTAGGGTATCCAGAAAGTTTGCTAGCTAAGTCAACTAATCTTTTTCGCTATACTGTTTACACCCCGCAAGAACAAGTAAAAGCCATATTGTTTGAAAGTAGTGATGAACGAAAAGATGTTGTAAGAAAAATTTTTGCACTAGATAAATATAAAATTGTACAAAACAATATTGCTTATTATCAAGCCTCGTTACGAGAACGTATGGAGCGACTTAAAGGACAAACTGATGATATAAAAACTCTTAAAGACCAACGCAATTCATACCAAAAACGAGAAGCGATGAGTATTCGTCAATTACCTTTTTTAGAAAAAGAAGTGCTTATAGCAACAACAAAGCTTAACGCCGCAAAGAAAATCTTAGAAACAGTACGCAAACAACAACAAGCAAAAGCAAAACTAGAATCGCAAGTTAAACTTGCAGAGCAACAAAAAAAATCTGCAGAAGAATTATTGCATCTATATGTGCAACAAAAAACAACTCTTTCTAAAAGTATTTCTGAATTTAAAGATGTCGAGAAAAAAGTCGATGCTCCGCAAGGAGAAAAACTCAAGGAAGTATTATTGCAACTTGCACATAAAAAATCTTTATTGTATCAAAAATATGGTGAAATAACTAGTAGTGATGCTGCAGCACAAGAACTCATGACAAAAGTCGGTACCCTTACTACTTGTCCCGTGTGTCGACAACAAGTAGGTAGTGATCACAAAGAGCATATCTTTAAAGAACAACAAACAATACTTGCAGCAAACAATAAGCGACGCGAAAAACTCAAATTATTAGAAACCCCTATTTTAACAAAAGAAAAAGAACTTTTAGATAAACAAGAACGCTATCAAAAAAATTTACGTGAAGAAGCTGTTCTTGAGCAAAAGAAAAAAGAAAACCAAAAAGCGCGAGAAGAACTTAAAACAATTGAAGAGTTTCTCATTCGTCAAGAAAAAGTGGTTACTACAAAAAAAACAGAATATGAAAAACTAGTGAAACTTCTTGCTCAAGAAAAAACTGTTTCTGATGCTAATGAAACCCGCGAGTTAGACCTCGCAGAAAAAGTTTTACGAGAAAAAACAGCAACTTTGCAAGATATAAAAGGTCAAGTGAAAATTATTGCTGAACAAATACAATTTCTTACCAAAGCGATTGCTCAAAAAGAAAAAATAGAACGTGAGCTTGAGAAATTAGGTCTTATCAAAAACTGGGTTATGGAATTATTCTTGCCATTAATTAAGACTATGGAGCAAAAAATACTCTTAAAAGTATATCAAGAATTTAATGCTTATTTTATTCAATGGTTTGATCAACTTTTAGCTGATGAAAGTTTACAAGTAAAACTAGATGAAGATTTCACTCCTGTTATTTCTCAACATGGATTTGACACCCACATAAATAATTTATCCGGGGGAGAAAAAACAAGTGTTGCGCTAGCGTATAGATTGGCTCTTAATAAAGTATTAAATGATTATTTTTCATCCATACACACAACAGGTCTTCTTATTTTAGATGAACCCACTGATGGATTTTCAGCAGAACAACTTGATAGGCTTCGAGATGTATTGGCAAGTGCAGGCGTAACGCAGCTTATTATTGTTAGTCATGAACAAAAATTAGAATCTTTAGCTCAACATATCATTCGAGTAGAGAAAACAAGCCAGCAGAGCAGAATTATACCCTTCTAG
- a CDS encoding SAM-dependent methyltransferase has translation MSEELNLKTLKKNFTNWEFKILGATTIKQLKENNLIEKRTYKGVENKKPDCLILENKKVIALIEGKTPKEFRTEKLRQKAINQELVVAKSLKTKLLIATDTINTVWCNVLRKGELIKDEKGNALNQNFKDLDSNELEQLIIKINDSIDETTSQIKPKKERDPTDLAKSIWQDIWSVSGATPENCLYTFVELFIFKYLSDLDILEDPEDFKSLLKLYSKRNDSYVLEYYANNIRPKIKYELFPMNKKDGTTIINGTIFVSKDEKAVEGYATVFKKILYKFEGYGKLENVSYDFKSKLFESFLKESISKKNWGQFFTPLKVVKAVSKMFDIENYYDKTICDPACGVGKFLLEPILKNLDDFYKVKNNKLESHINIRGFDKGFDTEEQKTIILAKANMLIYFSDLIKRNPKITTQFSKLFNDSFELKTNSILGTLRYPVKEEFDLILTNPPYVTSGSSNLKDEINKDNELKQYYSVNALGVEGLFMEWVVRSLKKGGKAFIVIPDGILNRINDKKMRQFILNECFIDAIISLPKKTFFTTIKKTYILAITKKRNSSDKQNHPVFSYLVSEIGETLDVNRFDIVENDLEEAVKLFNQFKNIKSDFKTKDPRCKIFPIKKFYDDVDKFWSVDRWWSFEEKVKLGIEEEEKEVDVEGFLELVDTISEKMDEYKQQISLLK, from the coding sequence ATGAGCGAGGAACTAAATCTTAAAACATTAAAAAAGAATTTTACTAATTGGGAATTTAAAATTCTTGGGGCTACTACAATTAAACAACTGAAAGAAAATAATTTAATAGAAAAAAGAACATATAAAGGTGTTGAAAATAAAAAACCAGATTGTTTGATTTTAGAAAATAAAAAAGTTATAGCTCTAATTGAAGGTAAGACACCTAAAGAATTTAGAACAGAAAAGTTAAGACAAAAAGCAATCAATCAAGAATTAGTAGTTGCTAAATCTTTGAAAACAAAATTATTAATTGCTACAGACACTATAAACACAGTATGGTGCAATGTATTAAGAAAAGGAGAATTAATAAAAGACGAGAAAGGAAATGCATTAAATCAGAATTTTAAAGATTTGGACTCTAATGAGTTGGAACAATTAATAATAAAGATTAATGATTCAATAGATGAAACTACTTCTCAAATTAAACCTAAGAAGGAAAGAGATCCTACTGACTTGGCAAAATCTATATGGCAAGATATTTGGTCTGTTAGTGGTGCAACGCCTGAGAATTGTCTTTATACTTTTGTCGAGTTATTTATTTTCAAGTATTTAAGCGATTTAGATATTTTGGAAGATCCTGAAGATTTTAAGTCTTTACTTAAACTTTATAGTAAAAGAAATGATTCATATGTTTTAGAATATTATGCAAATAATATTCGTCCTAAAATAAAGTATGAATTGTTTCCTATGAATAAAAAAGATGGAACTACAATCATAAATGGTACAATCTTTGTAAGTAAAGATGAAAAGGCAGTTGAGGGATACGCGACAGTCTTTAAAAAAATACTTTATAAATTTGAAGGATATGGTAAACTAGAAAATGTTTCTTATGATTTTAAGAGTAAATTATTTGAAAGTTTTCTAAAAGAGAGTATCAGTAAGAAAAATTGGGGTCAATTTTTTACACCATTAAAGGTAGTAAAAGCAGTTTCTAAAATGTTTGACATAGAGAATTATTATGATAAAACAATCTGTGATCCTGCGTGCGGTGTTGGTAAATTCTTGCTTGAGCCAATTTTGAAGAACTTAGATGATTTTTATAAAGTAAAAAACAATAAATTAGAATCACACATTAATATAAGGGGATTTGATAAAGGTTTCGATACAGAAGAACAAAAAACCATTATTCTTGCTAAAGCAAATATGCTAATTTATTTTTCTGATCTAATTAAAAGAAATCCAAAGATTACAACACAATTTTCTAAGTTATTTAATGATTCTTTTGAACTTAAAACAAATTCAATACTTGGAACATTAAGATATCCAGTTAAAGAAGAATTTGACCTAATTTTAACTAATCCGCCTTATGTCACGAGTGGTAGTTCAAATTTAAAAGATGAGATCAATAAAGATAATGAATTAAAACAGTATTATAGTGTTAATGCTCTTGGTGTTGAAGGTTTATTCATGGAATGGGTTGTAAGATCATTGAAAAAAGGAGGGAAAGCTTTTATCGTAATCCCTGATGGTATCTTAAATAGAATAAATGATAAAAAGATGAGGCAATTTATTTTAAATGAATGTTTTATTGATGCCATAATTTCTTTACCTAAAAAAACATTTTTTACAACAATTAAAAAAACATATATTCTTGCAATCACAAAAAAAAGAAATTCTTCTGATAAACAAAATCATCCAGTATTTTCATATCTTGTAAGTGAGATTGGGGAAACATTAGATGTAAATCGTTTTGATATTGTAGAGAATGATTTAGAGGAAGCAGTTAAACTATTTAATCAATTCAAGAATATCAAATCAGATTTCAAAACAAAAGATCCAAGATGCAAAATATTCCCGATTAAGAAGTTCTATGATGATGTTGATAAATTTTGGTCTGTAGATCGATGGTGGTCATTCGAAGAGAAAGTTAAACTAGGAATTGAGGAAGAAGAAAAGGAAGTTGATGTTGAAGGGTTTTTAGAATTAGTTGATACAATCTCTGAAAAAATGGATGAATATAAACAACAAATATCCCTACTGAAATAA